A window of the Zeugodacus cucurbitae isolate PBARC_wt_2022May chromosome 2, idZeuCucr1.2, whole genome shotgun sequence genome harbors these coding sequences:
- the LOC105218179 gene encoding protein C12orf4 homolog, translating into MEDNVVEFIYKYKDHENKECAASINIELPFERGDECLDELVTRLLNDMDTMQRYLDEHTKIKSELRKFIIDANQNYLDKFAERLFEQASNNELDLEAVIRKTERHFKDEIIQFADRIGPSDEDIFAQSFHRLVHSSSLEEILKRERAYAKDISDMVTLMDEEVETLNSTQQKEMDSKIKQLDITTTSDDINNLLAQQYSTQNYIRQRYESELQAKRGHQRNEYRDWITCQVGTIFETSPAATPLGNRSSMFISQQPSMEESFTIHLGSQLKHMHNIRILSANVTDLCSPLHVDESLNGLNMALGLYSSSLCGVVVLTPSIQAQANRNIIKNANMSTEFHFDQIDNQLENIEKQICNLSVTDSTSQSMNSNSSGNGSNDVSLPTGIVGSGSAGGSPTKMPTTKLKTGDFFITKHSNLSQSHVIFHLISDEPINSPSEINSRHPVILGLRNILKTASRHDVTTLTIPALLRHEMSEDMTVQWCMRRAELVFKCAKGFMIESASWGGAELSTLQLLLPHDISEELFTTLAGMVPNVFRVANPKILVDSNK; encoded by the exons ATGGAGGATAATGTTGTcgagtttatatataaatacaaggaTCACGAAAACAAGGAATGTGCAGCAAGTATTAATATTGAGCTTCCTTTTGAACGTGGTGATGAATGTTTGGACGAGTTAGTTACACGCCTATTAAATGATATGGATACAATGCAGCGATATCTGGATGAACACACAA aaattaaatctgAACTACGTAAGTTCATAATAGATGcgaatcaaaattatttggataaATTTGCCGAGCGACTTTTTGAACAAGCAAGCAATAATGAGCTCGACTTGGAAGCAGTTATACGTAAAACGGAGCGACACTTTAAAGATGAAATTATACAGTTCGCTGATCGCATTGGACCAAGTGACGAGGATATATTTGCCCAAAGTTTCCATCG ATTGGTACACTCATCTTCACTGGAGGAGATATTGAAACGTGAAAGAGCTTACGCAAAAGATATTTCAGATATGGTCACTTTAATGGATGAAGAAGTAGAGACACTTAACTCGACACAGCAAAAAGAAATGGAtagtaaaattaaacaattggACATAACCACTACATCTGAT GATATAAATAACCTACTTGCACAACAATACAGTACTCAAAATTATATACGACAACGTTACGAGTCGGAGTTGCAAGCCAAACGAGGCCATCAACGCAATGAATATCGCGATTGGATTACGTGCCAGGTAGGCACAATATTTGAGACATCTCCGGCGGCTACGCCATTAGGAAATCGTTCGTCTATGTTTATATCACAACAACCGTCGATGGAGGAAAGTTTCACAATACATTTAGGCTCCCAACTCAAGCATATGCACAACATACGCATCTTAAGTGCTAATGTTACAGATCTCTGCAGCCCGCTGCATGTTGACGAAAG TTTAAATGGACTGAATATGGCGTTGGGCTTATATTCAAGTTCCCTATGTGGTGTAGTTGTGCTAACGCCATCTATACAGGCACAGGCCAATaggaatattataaaaaatgctaACATGTCTACCGAATTTCACTTTGATCAG ATTGACAACCAActggaaaatatagaaaagCAAATATGTAATCTCAGTGTTACTGATTCAACGTCACAAAGTATGAACAGCAATAGTTCTGGCAATGGAAGTAATGATGTATCATTGCCTACAGGTATAGTTGGTTCGGGAAGCGCTGGAGGCTCCCCCACTAAAATGCCCACTACAAAACTGAAAACTGGGGATTTCTTTATTACCAAACATTCAAATCTCTCACAATCGCATGTgatatttcatttgatttccgACGAACCAATCAATAGTCCTAGTGAGATTAATTCTCGCCATCCCGTTATACTGGGTTTGCGTAATATCCTCAAGACCGCTAGTCGGCATGATGTTACGACACTTACAATACCCGCGCTACTGCGTCATGAAATGTCGGAGGATATGACAGTGCAGTGGTGCATGCGGAGAGCTGAGTTGGTATTTAAGTGTGCCAAGGGGTTCATGATTGAATCAGCATCTTGGGGCGGAGCAGAACTAAG caCATTACAGTTGCTATTGCCACATGATATTTCTGAGGAACTTTTTACCACATTAGCGGGCATGGTGCCCAATGTATTTCGAGTAGCCAAT